The Azotosporobacter soli genome contains a region encoding:
- a CDS encoding sensor histidine kinase, translating into MYLNFSKMTIRRRFALSVLSVVVLLMSLLGLLRIKLAYVAADHDLKAKIITTSKLAALSFSDPLWNYHQAGLDIASEALFTDDEIASLLLTAANEDELYQKQRSGQAYQPDNLIIIHQDIYRNDKYLGTLSIGFTNFFRLAALQREIVNTLVSILVIATIIGLLISYISNRLTRPIYRLSEGTDELAKGNLMQRLVIDSDDEIGRLGQKFNAMAETLYNMLQELASKNKILEEEITNRQQAETELRRAHDQLETKVQLRTQELTAANQELRAMNDELIQTVSLLQKTQRQLVESEKMASLGNLVAGVAHEINTPVGVGITAASHLVDIVNDFRARIAAGNLTHTELRHFVDANDETGQMILTNLERAASLIRSFKQVSVDQGSEQQRVFDLKHYLEDIIQSLHAPLKKTKHTVRIDCPDHLLIDGFPGSIAQIVTNLLMNSLVHAYEPDAAGQIRLTLQRQDAMLLFSYCDDGRGMSPDVLEKIFDPFFTTRRGAGSTGLGLHILYNIVTQKLHGSVECESKPNEGTCFLIRFPIAAPRPE; encoded by the coding sequence ATGTACCTCAATTTCAGTAAAATGACGATTCGCCGCCGCTTTGCGCTATCGGTTCTCAGTGTCGTGGTGCTGTTAATGTCGCTGTTAGGCTTGCTTCGAATCAAGCTGGCTTACGTCGCGGCCGATCATGACCTTAAGGCAAAGATTATCACGACCAGTAAACTGGCTGCGCTCAGTTTTAGCGACCCGCTGTGGAATTATCACCAGGCAGGACTTGATATCGCCAGCGAAGCGCTGTTTACCGATGACGAGATAGCTTCGCTTCTCTTGACGGCTGCGAACGAAGATGAACTTTATCAAAAACAGCGCAGCGGTCAAGCTTACCAGCCTGATAATCTGATCATTATTCACCAGGATATTTATCGCAACGATAAATATTTAGGCACGCTTAGCATCGGTTTCACCAACTTCTTCCGCCTGGCCGCTCTACAAAGAGAGATCGTCAATACCCTCGTCAGCATTCTGGTAATCGCAACGATTATCGGCCTATTAATCAGCTACATTTCAAATCGACTAACCCGCCCCATTTATCGTCTGAGTGAAGGAACCGATGAACTTGCCAAAGGGAATCTGATGCAACGCCTTGTCATTGATTCGGACGACGAAATTGGCCGCCTCGGGCAAAAGTTCAACGCAATGGCAGAAACGCTCTACAACATGCTGCAAGAACTGGCAAGCAAAAACAAGATATTGGAAGAAGAAATAACCAACCGCCAGCAGGCCGAAACTGAGTTGCGCCGCGCACACGATCAACTGGAAACAAAAGTCCAACTTCGAACCCAGGAACTAACAGCAGCCAACCAGGAATTGCGCGCGATGAATGACGAATTGATCCAAACTGTGTCCTTATTGCAGAAAACACAACGCCAACTAGTGGAGTCGGAAAAAATGGCTTCACTCGGCAATTTGGTCGCGGGCGTCGCACATGAAATCAATACGCCGGTCGGCGTCGGCATTACCGCCGCATCGCACTTGGTCGACATCGTCAATGACTTTCGCGCTCGAATCGCCGCCGGTAATCTGACGCATACAGAACTGCGGCACTTTGTCGATGCAAACGACGAAACCGGTCAAATGATCCTGACGAATTTAGAACGCGCCGCCTCCCTTATCCGCAGCTTTAAGCAAGTATCGGTCGATCAAGGTAGCGAACAACAACGGGTTTTCGATCTCAAGCATTATTTGGAAGACATCATCCAAAGCCTGCATGCCCCCTTGAAAAAAACGAAACACACCGTCCGCATCGACTGCCCGGATCATTTACTTATCGACGGCTTTCCCGGTTCGATTGCACAAATCGTTACCAATCTGTTAATGAATTCCCTCGTTCACGCGTATGAACCCGATGCGGCCGGACAAATCAGGCTTACCTTACAGCGCCAGGATGCGATGCTTCTTTTCAGCTATTGTGATGACGGCCGCGGAATGAGTCCTGACGTACTCGAAAAAATTTTCGATCCTTTTTTCACCACCCGACGCGGCGCCGGTTCCACCGGCCTTGGACTTCATATTCTCTACAACATCGTGACGCAAAAACTGCATGGCAGCGTGGAATGTGAAAGCAAGCCAAACGAAGGAACGTGTTTTCTGATCCGTTTTCCCATCGCCGCACCACGCCCAGAATAA
- a CDS encoding carboxymuconolactone decarboxylase family protein codes for MGKNRYEQGWNRLAEVDGSAGEQVIAGLKDIAPDLGRYIVEFAFGDIYCREELDLKEREQITLASLLTLGGCETQLDVHINGALNVGIAPKKIIEIFLQCIPYTGFPRVLNAVGVAKKVFAERKLNVNA; via the coding sequence ATGGGAAAAAATCGTTATGAACAAGGCTGGAATCGGTTGGCGGAGGTGGACGGCAGCGCAGGTGAACAGGTTATTGCAGGGTTAAAAGATATTGCGCCGGATTTGGGACGCTACATTGTCGAGTTTGCCTTTGGTGATATTTATTGCCGCGAGGAACTTGATTTAAAGGAACGGGAACAGATCACGCTGGCCAGCTTGCTGACGCTGGGCGGCTGCGAGACGCAACTCGATGTTCACATTAACGGCGCCTTGAACGTCGGCATTGCGCCGAAAAAGATCATTGAAATTTTCTTACAATGCATTCCCTATACCGGATTTCCAAGAGTCCTCAATGCGGTCGGCGTAGCGAAGAAAGTCTTTGCAGAGCGAAAGCTAAACGTAAACGCATAA
- a CDS encoding MerR family transcriptional regulator, translating into MHYTIGQFAALTQLSSYTLRYYEKEELLQVGRDAVGRRRYTDADIAWLQFIKRLKETGMSIHNIRSYARLRYQGDATLAERLTLLEQHKLSVVEEKLKWEQNLVKLEEKISLYKKMIDDLQEIQSPSA; encoded by the coding sequence ATGCATTATACGATCGGGCAATTTGCCGCGCTGACGCAGCTCAGTTCTTACACTTTGCGTTATTATGAAAAAGAAGAACTGCTGCAGGTCGGTCGCGACGCCGTGGGCAGACGCCGTTACACCGATGCGGACATCGCCTGGCTGCAGTTCATCAAGCGCCTCAAGGAAACCGGCATGAGCATCCATAACATTCGTAGCTATGCACGCTTGCGCTATCAGGGCGACGCCACTCTTGCAGAACGGCTGACGCTTCTTGAACAACATAAGCTAAGCGTTGTCGAAGAAAAATTGAAATGGGAACAAAATTTAGTGAAGCTGGAGGAAAAAATTTCGCTTTATAAAAAAATGATCGACGATCTGCAAGAGATTCAATCGCCAAGCGCCTAA
- a CDS encoding DUF2000 domain-containing protein, whose product MKIVMIINKDLPSGLMANTAAVLGISAGKMLQEIVGANVLDRDGNVHLGITSKVVPVLQCDKLQLKELRRKVFAQAYDEVTAIDFSEIAQRSLDYESYAKKIGNTAEEEIDYLGLCIAGPLKKISKLTGNLPLLR is encoded by the coding sequence ATGAAAATTGTGATGATTATAAACAAGGATTTGCCGTCGGGCTTGATGGCAAATACCGCAGCGGTACTCGGCATCAGCGCCGGAAAGATGCTGCAGGAAATTGTCGGCGCGAATGTTCTCGACCGGGACGGGAACGTACATCTTGGAATTACGAGCAAAGTCGTACCGGTTTTGCAATGCGACAAGCTGCAGTTGAAGGAATTGCGACGAAAAGTCTTTGCGCAAGCGTATGATGAGGTTACGGCGATTGATTTCAGTGAAATTGCCCAACGCTCGTTGGATTATGAGAGTTATGCAAAAAAAATAGGCAACACGGCAGAAGAAGAAATTGACTATTTGGGACTTTGCATAGCCGGGCCGCTGAAAAAAATCAGTAAGCTTACGGGAAATCTTCCATTGCTGCGCTAA
- a CDS encoding AraC family transcriptional regulator, translating into MNEVNFYRDAQLPFEIKINNKSDALSYKKHAHEEYSLGLVNQGASSFWCQGRYTELGPKSLVFIPRELVHACNPKVNCPWAYKMIYLQAPWLKDFLASCKMQPALLQKPLVRTLAQKNDLRKANQLIERLLGSVSYLEKESALQLLLEELLCLRQVEVSVKEAEMQPKVKKIREHLLRNLADKTTLQQLEEVSGLNKFHIIRAFKAEFGIPPHAYQTLLRINQAKKELRKNKAISAVAYETGFYDQSHFHKTFKLQVGVTPECYQKTALGKRE; encoded by the coding sequence ATGAACGAAGTGAATTTTTATCGTGACGCTCAGTTGCCGTTTGAAATAAAGATCAATAATAAGAGTGATGCACTTTCTTACAAAAAACACGCGCATGAAGAATACTCGCTTGGCCTTGTGAACCAGGGCGCCAGTTCTTTTTGGTGTCAGGGCAGGTACACGGAACTTGGGCCGAAAAGTTTGGTCTTCATTCCAAGGGAACTGGTTCATGCCTGTAATCCCAAAGTTAACTGTCCGTGGGCATATAAAATGATCTACCTGCAAGCGCCGTGGCTGAAAGATTTTCTGGCGAGCTGCAAGATGCAGCCGGCGCTGCTGCAAAAGCCGCTGGTGCGAACGCTGGCGCAGAAAAATGACTTGCGCAAGGCAAACCAATTGATTGAGCGGTTGCTAGGCTCGGTGAGTTATTTGGAAAAAGAAAGTGCGCTGCAGCTTTTATTGGAAGAACTGCTTTGTCTGCGTCAAGTAGAAGTGAGCGTTAAAGAGGCAGAAATGCAGCCGAAGGTGAAAAAAATTCGCGAGCATTTGCTGCGCAATTTGGCGGATAAAACGACCTTGCAGCAGTTGGAAGAGGTATCCGGTTTGAATAAATTTCACATCATCCGCGCTTTTAAGGCTGAATTCGGCATACCGCCGCACGCCTACCAAACGCTGCTGCGCATCAATCAGGCGAAGAAAGAGCTGCGCAAGAACAAAGCCATCAGCGCCGTTGCCTACGAGACCGGTTTTTATGATCAAAGTCATTTTCATAAAACGTTTAAACTGCAGGTGGGCGTGACGCCGGAATGCTATCAAAAAACAGCGCTAGGCAAGCGAGAGTGA
- a CDS encoding nitroreductase family protein, with protein MELIELCRERCTNCGICAAVCPARVLESNAQGPEAVRPENCIACGHCVAVCPHQVLDHQITPRALQTPLAGSNSLDASAAAAFLRSRRSVRCYREEPVSKETILQLLDVARMAPTAANRQGVSYIVVQDHAVLKKATQIIIAWMEENLASGKVVHPSFARHVEAYREEGKDTILRGAPQLILATAREEAVNGRENTLFSLAYLELYAPSLGLGTCWAGLFEFCAFSGHRPLLELFALPDGERITGAVMLGYPKYKYANLPERKPLKVKWLS; from the coding sequence ATGGAATTGATTGAGCTATGCCGGGAACGTTGTACGAATTGTGGAATTTGCGCTGCCGTATGTCCGGCGCGTGTATTGGAAAGCAATGCGCAGGGACCAGAGGCGGTTCGGCCGGAAAATTGCATTGCCTGCGGTCATTGCGTCGCGGTTTGCCCGCACCAGGTGCTTGATCACCAAATAACGCCGCGTGCGCTACAGACGCCGCTTGCTGGCAGTAACTCGCTGGATGCAAGCGCGGCAGCCGCTTTTTTGCGTTCGCGTCGTTCAGTTCGCTGTTATCGTGAAGAACCGGTTTCAAAAGAGACAATCTTGCAGTTGCTTGATGTTGCGCGAATGGCGCCGACCGCTGCGAACCGTCAGGGCGTCTCTTACATTGTCGTGCAAGATCACGCCGTGTTGAAAAAAGCAACGCAAATTATCATCGCATGGATGGAAGAGAACTTGGCCAGCGGAAAAGTGGTGCATCCAAGTTTTGCGCGTCATGTCGAGGCTTATCGAGAGGAGGGCAAGGATACCATTTTGCGCGGCGCGCCGCAGCTAATCCTGGCTACGGCGAGAGAAGAAGCAGTGAATGGACGGGAAAACACGCTTTTTTCGCTTGCATATCTTGAATTGTATGCACCGTCGCTGGGCCTTGGGACTTGTTGGGCCGGGCTCTTTGAATTCTGCGCGTTTAGCGGCCATCGTCCGCTCTTGGAACTCTTTGCGCTGCCGGACGGAGAGCGGATAACGGGCGCCGTGATGCTCGGCTATCCTAAATATAAATATGCCAACTTGCCGGAGCGGAAACCGTTGAAGGTGAAATGGCTGTCCTAG
- a CDS encoding flavodoxin family protein encodes MKLIAINGSPRKNGNTATLLARALAGAAAQGAETEMIQLYDLNYKGCISCFACKLKNGKSYGCCAYQDELTPLLEKIRQSDALLFGSPVYFGAETGAMRSFLERLLFPYLVYDGFYSSLFPKQIATGFIYTMNVDEQRMKEMEYEKRFALTEWALKRTFGAAESLLVNDTHQFTDYANYVADGFDAAKKAKRRAKVFPQDCERAYELGGRLANGID; translated from the coding sequence ATGAAGCTAATTGCAATCAACGGCAGTCCGCGTAAAAACGGCAATACAGCGACGCTGCTTGCGCGCGCTTTGGCCGGAGCCGCTGCGCAGGGGGCGGAGACGGAAATGATCCAATTATATGATCTCAATTATAAAGGCTGCATAAGTTGTTTTGCCTGCAAGTTAAAGAACGGTAAGAGTTATGGATGTTGCGCTTATCAGGATGAATTAACGCCGCTGTTGGAGAAGATCAGACAAAGCGATGCGCTCCTCTTCGGCTCGCCGGTATATTTTGGCGCAGAAACCGGGGCGATGCGAAGTTTTCTCGAACGGTTGCTCTTTCCTTATTTGGTTTATGACGGCTTCTATTCCAGTTTGTTTCCCAAGCAAATCGCGACCGGCTTTATTTATACAATGAATGTTGATGAGCAACGAATGAAAGAGATGGAATATGAAAAACGCTTTGCGTTAACCGAATGGGCGTTAAAGCGAACATTCGGCGCGGCGGAATCTTTGCTGGTCAACGATACGCATCAGTTTACCGATTATGCGAACTATGTGGCGGATGGCTTTGACGCTGCGAAAAAAGCGAAACGGCGCGCAAAGGTGTTTCCGCAGGACTGCGAGCGCGCTTATGAACTGGGAGGGCGGTTAGCAAATGGAATTGATTGA
- a CDS encoding helix-turn-helix domain-containing protein produces the protein MHKWSPNECNCSIAYTLSVVGGKWNWLLLYKLFQNGVQRYGELKKSIPPITHKMLSQQLKELEAEELIHREEYHQIPPKVEYSLTEKGNTLLPILQLMSHWGKENKPADDAVAQ, from the coding sequence ATGCATAAATGGTCACCCAATGAATGTAACTGTTCGATCGCTTACACCTTATCGGTCGTCGGCGGCAAGTGGAATTGGCTGCTGCTTTACAAGCTCTTTCAAAACGGCGTCCAGCGTTACGGCGAACTGAAGAAATCGATTCCGCCGATCACGCATAAGATGCTTAGCCAACAGCTCAAAGAACTGGAGGCCGAAGAGCTGATCCATCGTGAAGAATATCATCAAATTCCGCCCAAAGTCGAATATTCGCTGACGGAAAAAGGCAACACGCTGCTGCCGATTTTGCAGTTGATGTCGCACTGGGGCAAAGAAAACAAACCGGCTGACGATGCCGTAGCGCAATAG
- a CDS encoding LysE/ArgO family amino acid transporter, with translation MKAMLHGTVLAFGLILPLGVQNLFLLCQGAFQPKFWRVLPGVVTAAVCDTFLIVLAVAGVTKLVAASVMAATLLSAAGCLLLVYLGWKTWCSGGEAAAGMKALSPLKQVGLAAGVSLGNPHAILDTIGVIGVASLQYAGEEKIVFSLACIAVSWLWFFSLAAAGRIFGSRFMARGRMLNKLAALCIWGAAVYLGARAI, from the coding sequence ATGAAAGCGATGCTTCATGGAACGGTGTTGGCGTTTGGTCTTATTTTGCCGCTTGGCGTACAAAACTTATTTTTACTTTGTCAGGGCGCTTTTCAACCGAAATTTTGGCGCGTTTTGCCTGGCGTTGTGACGGCGGCTGTTTGCGATACGTTTTTGATTGTGCTTGCGGTCGCCGGCGTGACGAAACTGGTAGCCGCAAGCGTAATGGCGGCCACGTTGCTGTCTGCAGCAGGTTGCCTGCTTTTAGTTTATCTGGGCTGGAAGACTTGGTGCAGCGGAGGCGAGGCCGCCGCGGGGATGAAAGCTCTTTCGCCGCTCAAGCAAGTGGGGCTGGCGGCTGGCGTATCGCTCGGCAATCCGCATGCCATTCTGGACACGATCGGCGTCATTGGCGTGGCCTCGCTGCAATATGCGGGTGAGGAGAAAATTGTCTTCTCTCTCGCCTGCATTGCCGTATCCTGGCTTTGGTTTTTTTCTTTAGCGGCGGCAGGCCGCATCTTTGGCAGCCGTTTCATGGCGCGCGGGCGGATGTTGAATAAGTTGGCGGCGTTATGCATATGGGGAGCAGCCGTTTACTTGGGCGCGCGTGCGATTTGA
- a CDS encoding PLP-dependent aminotransferase family protein → MSDWQPNPHDAVPLYRQVAAHCKSLIASGQWPAGFRLPAQRTLALQFGINRSTLSIALSELAADGLLSGRVGSGTYVANDSWALLKNPPPPDWQHYASSAVHHANHPTVQQINRHEFQRGIIRLGTGELSPDLQPRAEMSRCLKKISQHLPPLGYEEPQGLFALRKAISHHLAKQGISASPASILIVSGALQAFQLISLGLLPPGADILLEQPSYLFSLTLFRSQFTRLTGLAMDKDGLLPAALTFQQSKSPASLLYTIPCFHNPTGITMSGPRRQEIASLCRHYRLPILEDDVYRDLWLDEAPPLPLKAADRGGSILYLGSLSKTLSPGLRIGWLVGPEPVIERLADVKMQFDYGTSSLSQWAAHYWLHGDVYERHLTVLRSQLALRRAAALNALAKHFSRIAAWNTPSGGFYIWLTLHQPLSLSHLFHAALKEGILLNPGFLYDSCANRQLRLSYSYASVQELEDALKKLALLIQDLSAK, encoded by the coding sequence ATGAGCGACTGGCAGCCGAATCCGCACGACGCCGTTCCTTTATACCGTCAGGTGGCCGCGCATTGCAAATCCTTAATCGCTTCCGGGCAATGGCCGGCAGGTTTTCGTCTGCCTGCGCAAAGAACGCTGGCGCTTCAGTTTGGCATCAACCGCAGTACGCTGTCAATCGCACTCTCTGAGCTGGCCGCCGACGGCCTGCTCTCGGGTCGCGTCGGCAGCGGCACCTATGTCGCTAACGACAGCTGGGCTCTGCTAAAAAATCCGCCGCCGCCGGATTGGCAGCACTATGCCTCATCTGCCGTACATCACGCCAATCATCCGACCGTACAGCAGATCAATCGCCATGAATTTCAACGCGGCATCATCCGCCTTGGCACCGGCGAACTTTCGCCGGATCTGCAGCCGCGCGCCGAAATGAGCCGTTGTCTCAAAAAAATCAGCCAACACCTGCCGCCGCTCGGCTATGAAGAGCCGCAGGGCCTTTTCGCGTTACGCAAGGCGATCAGTCATCATCTTGCCAAACAAGGCATCAGCGCTTCTCCCGCCTCCATCCTCATCGTCTCCGGCGCATTGCAGGCGTTTCAATTGATCAGTCTCGGCCTCTTGCCTCCGGGTGCCGATATTTTGTTGGAGCAGCCCTCCTATCTCTTTTCCCTGACGCTGTTTCGCTCCCAGTTTACGCGTCTGACCGGTCTGGCCATGGATAAGGACGGTCTGCTTCCCGCGGCGCTTACCTTTCAGCAGAGCAAAAGTCCGGCGTCACTACTCTACACCATCCCTTGTTTCCACAACCCGACCGGCATCACAATGAGCGGGCCGCGCCGCCAGGAAATCGCAAGTCTCTGCCGCCACTATCGTCTACCGATTCTTGAAGACGATGTTTATCGTGACTTATGGCTCGATGAAGCGCCGCCCCTGCCGCTCAAAGCCGCAGACCGCGGCGGCAGTATTCTTTATCTGGGCAGCCTTTCCAAAACGCTCAGTCCCGGGTTGCGCATCGGCTGGTTGGTCGGCCCGGAACCGGTAATCGAACGTCTGGCCGATGTAAAAATGCAATTTGACTACGGCACCAGTTCTCTTTCACAATGGGCGGCCCATTATTGGCTGCACGGCGATGTTTATGAGCGCCATCTCACCGTACTGCGCAGTCAGCTCGCACTCCGCCGCGCAGCGGCTTTGAACGCTCTGGCAAAACATTTTTCCAGGATCGCCGCATGGAACACACCCTCCGGCGGTTTTTACATCTGGCTTACCCTGCATCAGCCGTTGTCGCTCAGCCATTTGTTTCACGCGGCCTTAAAAGAAGGAATCCTCTTAAATCCAGGCTTTCTCTACGATTCCTGCGCGAATCGCCAACTGCGTCTTTCTTACTCGTATGCGTCAGTGCAGGAATTAGAAGATGCCTTAAAAAAACTCGCTCTTTTGATTCAAGACTTGTCAGCGAAATAA
- a CDS encoding efflux RND transporter periplasmic adaptor subunit has protein sequence MKFLPPTVFRYAKWLLVLILLFFSVKAGFNYYDKQNAKPAFNGSLANVERGDITASIAATGTISAVNSVDVSSKITGRILSVNVNENDRVVAGQVLITLDDTSQQTQVAQTRAQAENTRASYERSRSLAAVGAIAQQQLDADRTAYQVAQANYDNALSSLSDTVIHAPSNGLVIGKPIPAGQTVSPGISNPMVLLTVADMSIMQIQVQVDETDIGNVKTGQKVSFTVDAYPGRIFSGSVTTISQKAVIQQNVIYYTVYVTVDEPQGLLFPTMTARVSIATGERKQVLVIPLSAIKESKGQKYVQRLVDGKEQLFPVTLGLLNDEKAEVLSGLSEGDSIILPLAKGAGATPGTPSMRSLFGR, from the coding sequence ATGAAATTCTTGCCCCCCACCGTTTTTCGCTACGCCAAATGGCTTCTCGTCCTTATCCTGCTCTTCTTTTCGGTCAAAGCCGGTTTCAATTATTATGACAAGCAAAATGCAAAGCCTGCTTTTAACGGTAGCCTTGCCAATGTAGAGCGCGGCGATATCACGGCCAGCATCGCGGCAACCGGAACGATTTCCGCCGTCAATTCCGTCGACGTCAGTTCAAAAATCACCGGTCGCATCCTGAGCGTCAACGTCAATGAAAATGATCGCGTCGTTGCCGGGCAGGTTTTGATCACGCTCGATGATACCAGCCAGCAAACCCAGGTCGCGCAGACGCGTGCACAAGCGGAAAACACCCGTGCCAGCTACGAACGTTCACGCAGCTTGGCGGCAGTCGGCGCCATTGCGCAGCAGCAACTCGATGCCGATCGCACCGCCTATCAGGTAGCGCAGGCCAACTATGACAACGCTCTCTCCTCGCTCTCCGATACCGTGATCCACGCGCCGAGCAACGGCCTGGTGATCGGCAAACCGATTCCAGCCGGCCAGACGGTCTCGCCCGGCATATCGAATCCGATGGTGCTCTTAACGGTTGCCGACATGTCGATCATGCAAATTCAAGTGCAAGTCGATGAAACGGATATCGGCAATGTAAAAACCGGCCAGAAAGTCTCTTTCACGGTCGACGCCTATCCGGGCAGGATTTTTAGCGGCAGCGTGACGACCATTTCGCAAAAGGCCGTCATCCAGCAAAACGTCATCTACTATACCGTCTACGTCACGGTCGACGAGCCGCAAGGTCTCCTCTTTCCGACGATGACGGCCCGCGTCAGCATTGCGACCGGAGAACGCAAGCAGGTTTTAGTCATCCCCTTGTCGGCGATCAAAGAAAGCAAAGGCCAGAAATATGTTCAGCGCCTGGTTGACGGCAAAGAGCAGCTCTTCCCAGTCACACTCGGTCTGCTTAACGATGAAAAGGCCGAAGTTCTCAGCGGTCTAAGCGAAGGCGATTCCATCATCTTGCCGCTTGCCAAAGGGGCGGGCGCAACGCCTGGAACGCCGAGCATGCGCTCGCTCTTCGGGCGCTAG
- a CDS encoding ABC transporter ATP-binding protein, with the protein MTIALLDIAKEYHMGDSVVHALSGISLRVASGEFTSIMGPSGSGKSTLMNILGCLDRPSRGSYLLDGQEVARLNDDQLALTRNKKIGFVFQNFNLLPRMSALQNVALPIVYAGVGKQQRLERSEEALSMVGLADRKDHRPNELSGGQRQRVAIARALVNNPAIIMADEPTGNLDSRSGTEIMDIFTLLNQQGRTILLVTHEPEIAAYSRRVIHFKDGCMVKDERR; encoded by the coding sequence ATGACAATTGCACTGCTTGACATCGCCAAGGAATATCATATGGGCGACAGCGTCGTTCATGCACTCTCCGGCATCAGCCTCCGCGTCGCAAGCGGTGAGTTCACCTCGATCATGGGCCCGTCCGGTTCCGGCAAATCGACCTTGATGAACATTCTCGGCTGCCTCGACCGCCCAAGCAGGGGTTCCTACCTTTTAGACGGACAGGAAGTCGCCCGGCTCAACGACGATCAGTTAGCGCTCACCCGCAATAAAAAAATCGGCTTTGTTTTTCAAAATTTCAATTTGCTGCCGCGCATGTCGGCCTTACAAAATGTCGCGCTGCCGATTGTATATGCCGGTGTTGGCAAACAGCAGCGGCTGGAGCGCAGCGAAGAAGCGCTATCCATGGTCGGCCTCGCCGACCGCAAAGACCACCGTCCCAATGAACTGTCAGGCGGTCAGCGGCAACGCGTTGCGATCGCCCGTGCGCTAGTCAATAATCCAGCCATTATCATGGCCGACGAACCGACCGGCAACCTCGACAGCCGCTCCGGCACGGAAATCATGGACATCTTCACACTTTTGAACCAACAGGGCCGTACCATTTTACTGGTCACGCACGAGCCGGAAATCGCCGCCTATTCACGCCGCGTCATCCACTTCAAGGACGGCTGCATGGTCAAAGACGAACGTCGTTAG
- a CDS encoding ABC transporter permease — protein MFWESIMIALEGLRANKLRSVLTMLGIIIGVGAVIAMVSIGVGVQQKVESSLAGLGSNLLIITPGANAPSGGARLAAGSNITLTAKDSAAIVKQISGVSAIAPVVSRSYQIVNGNQNWITSVQGTTPEFLSVRNFDLAAGSFFSSRDLDTRSRVAVLGQTTANSLFGDISPIGQMIRINKAPFRVIGLLTAKGQAAGGQDQDDAVLVPLTTAQERLMGITYVNSINVQAENSEVIDQVQRDITALLRQRHRLQPSVADDFTVRNLTAIMATAQETTGTITLLLGNIAAISLLVGGIGIMNIMLVSVTERTREIGIRKALGATYHNILLQFLIEAIVIGVTGGMLGILLGVASAHVISAVAGWNTVISVPAIFAAFIVSVAIGLFFGLYPARKAALLDPIDALRYE, from the coding sequence ATGTTTTGGGAAAGCATCATGATTGCCTTGGAAGGATTACGCGCCAATAAACTTCGTTCGGTTTTAACCATGCTTGGCATTATCATCGGCGTCGGCGCTGTCATTGCGATGGTTTCCATCGGCGTCGGAGTACAGCAAAAGGTAGAAAGTTCGCTCGCCGGACTCGGCAGCAACCTCTTGATTATCACGCCGGGCGCGAACGCGCCGTCCGGCGGCGCACGTCTGGCGGCAGGCTCAAACATCACCCTGACCGCCAAAGATTCGGCTGCGATTGTCAAGCAGATCTCCGGCGTCAGCGCGATTGCTCCGGTTGTCAGCCGCTCTTACCAAATCGTCAACGGCAATCAGAACTGGATCACCTCCGTACAGGGCACGACGCCTGAATTTCTTTCGGTGCGCAATTTTGACCTGGCCGCAGGCAGTTTTTTCAGCAGTCGCGATTTAGATACCCGCAGCCGCGTCGCCGTCCTTGGACAAACGACCGCAAACAGCTTGTTCGGCGATATTAGTCCGATCGGACAGATGATCCGCATTAACAAGGCGCCGTTTCGCGTCATTGGTCTTTTAACGGCCAAAGGCCAGGCGGCCGGCGGCCAGGACCAGGATGACGCGGTATTGGTGCCGTTAACGACCGCGCAAGAACGTCTGATGGGCATCACATATGTCAACAGCATCAATGTGCAGGCGGAAAACAGCGAGGTCATCGATCAGGTACAGCGCGATATCACCGCGCTGCTGCGCCAGCGCCACCGTTTGCAACCTTCGGTCGCGGATGATTTTACCGTCCGCAATCTGACCGCGATCATGGCTACCGCACAGGAAACGACCGGTACGATAACGTTGCTGCTCGGCAACATTGCCGCCATTTCTTTGTTGGTTGGCGGAATCGGCATCATGAACATCATGCTGGTCTCCGTTACCGAGCGCACGCGTGAAATCGGCATCCGCAAAGCGCTTGGCGCAACGTACCACAATATTTTGCTGCAATTTTTGATTGAAGCGATCGTCATCGGCGTGACCGGCGGCATGCTCGGCATCCTGCTCGGCGTCGCCAGTGCGCACGTCATCTCGGCCGTCGCCGGCTGGAACACCGTCATTTCGGTTCCAGCCATCTTTGCCGCCTTTATCGTCTCAGTCGCCATCGGCCTCTTCTTCGGCTTATATCCGGCTCGCAAAGCGGCGCTGCTCGACCCGATCGACGCTTTACGCTACGAATAG